From Acidimicrobiales bacterium:
ACGGCGATCGCCGACGCCGCCGGTGCCCGCATGCGTCACCTCGACGAGACCGGCGTGTACGTGCAGGTCATCGCCGATGGCGGCATGAGCCGCGGCGGCGACATCGCCAAGGCGATCGCCTGCGGTGCCGACGCCGTCATGATCGGCTCGCCGCTCACGTCGGCCCATGAGGCTCCGGGCAAGGGTTACCACTGGGGCATGGCCACATTCCACCCCACGCTGCCCCGCGGCGCCCGGGTGCGCACCGAGATCCGCGGTTCGCTCAAGGAGATCCTCGTCGGCCCCGCCCACGAGAACGACGGCCGCCTCAACCTGTTCGGTGCGTTGAAGACGTCGATGGCCACCTGCGGCTACGAGACGGTCAAGGAGTTCCAGAAGGCCGAAGTGATGATTGCGCCGTCACTGCAGACCGAGGGCAAGCAGCTCCAGCGGTCGCAGGGCGTGGGCATGGGCCACTGAGTCTTTGAGCGAGCGCCACCCCGTCCTCGTCGTCGACTTCGGCGCCCAGTACGCCCAGCTGATCGCGCGGCGAGTGCGCGAGGCGCACGTCTACAGCGAGATCGTCTCGCACACGATCACCGCGGACGAGGTGCGCGCCCGCAACGCGGCCGCGGTGATCTTCAGCGGCGGGCCGGCGTCGGTCAACGTCGAAGGTTCGCCGCGCATCGACCCGGGGATCTACGAGACGGGCGTGCCGATCCTCGGCATCTGTTACGGCGCCCAGTTGATCGCCCTCCAGCTGGGCGGCGAGGTCGCCAAGACGGGCCAGGGCGAGTACGGGCGCACCGAGTTGCGGGTCACGAGTGGAGCGACCGTGCTCCTCCACGAGATGCCCGACGAGCAGGACGTGTGGATGAGCCACTTCGACACCATCACGCGCGCCCCTGAGGGCTTCGCCGTGGTGGCGTCGACACCCAACACACCCGCGGCGGCCTTCGAGGATCTCGAGCGTCAGATCTGCGGCGTGCAGTTCCATCCCGAGGTGAAGCACACGCCCCGCGGTCAGGACATCCTGCAGCACTTCCTCTACAACGTCGCCGGCTGCCTGCCCGAGTGGACGCCGGCGTCGGTTATCGAGGAGCAGGTGGCGCGCATCCGTGAGCAGTGTGGCGACAAGAAGGTGCTGTGCGCGCTGTCGGGTGGCGTCGACTCGGCCGTCGCCGCCGCGCTGGTGCACAAGGCGGTCGGCGACCAGCTCACCTGCGTCTACGTCGACACCGGCCTGATGCGCCACGGCGAGTCGGAGCAGGTTGAGCAGACGTTTCGCAACCAGTTCCATATCGACCTCGTCCACGTGAAGGCGGGCGACCGCTTCATGGAAGCGCTCGACGACGTGATCGATCCGGAGAAGAAGCGCAAGACCATCGGCGAGCTATTCATCCGCATCTTCGAGGAGCACAAAGCCGATCACGGCGACGCCGAGTTCCTCGTGCAGGGGACGCTGTATCCCGACGTGATCGAGTCGGGCAGCGGCACCGCGGCGAACATCAAGTCGCATCACAACGTCGGAGGCCTGCCCGAGGACATGCAGTTCGAGCTGGTCGAGCCGCTGCGCGACCTGTTCAAGGACGAGGTGCGCGCCGTTGGCGAGCAACTCGGCCTGCCGGGCGAGATCGTGTGGCGCCAGCCGTTCCCCGGGCCGGGCCTCGGGGTGCGCATCGTCGGCACCATCACGCCCGAGCGCGTCGAGATCCTCCGCAACGCCGACAAGATCGTCGTGGAGGAGATCCGCAAGGCGGGTCTGGAGCGAGAGCTGTGGCAGGCCTTCGCCGTGCTGCCGGCGGTGAAGTCCGTCGGCGTCATGGGCGACGAGCGCACGTACGCGTACCCCATCGTGATCCGCGCCGTCACCTCCGACGACGCCATGACGGCGGACTGGGCGCGCCTGCCCTACGACCTGCTCGAAACGCTGTCGTCGCGCATCATCAACGAAGTGCCGGGCGTGAACCGCGTGGTCTACGACGTCACGTCGAAGCCGCCGGGCACCATCGAGTGGGAGTAACTCCCGAGTTCATCCAGGCCGAACTGGCGCGGGCCAAGACGTACGCCGTCGTCTATTTGTTGGCGGGCCCGCGGTACGACGATCACCCCGCCGGCGACGCGCTCGTGATGGCGCACGTCACGCGGAACTTCCAGCTGAAGGCGGACGGCGTCCTGGCGATCGTCGGGCCCACGCGCAGCGACGGAGACGTGCGCGGCTTGTACATCTTCAACTGCGATCCCGCGCAAGCGGCGCGCCTGATCGAGGACGACCCTGCGGTGGCCGCGGGAATGTTCAGGTTCGAGGTGCAGTCGCTGATGGCGTTTCCCGGCGACACCCTGGCGTAGTTACCTCGGCTGCCACGGGCGGTCGGCCGGCATGTCGTGCATCACGCAGAACTCGTTGCCTTCGACGTCTCGCATGACGGTGAAGCGTTCGGCGAGGTCGAAGTCGTCGGCGAAGGTCCCGCCGAGTTCGACCACGCGTTCGATGGCGCTTTCCGGGTCGGCCGATGCGATGTCGAGGTGCAGGCGGTTCTTGACGACCTTCTTGTCGGGCACGAGCACGAAGTCGATCGTGATGCCCTCGGCGCGCAATGTGACGACGCCGTACTGCGGCCACACCATCAGCTCGCCACCGAGCAACCCGTACCAGAACGCGGCGAGCGTGTCGGGGTCGTGGCAGTCCACCACCAAGGACGACACGACGATGCCGGGCTGCGTCACGGGCACCATCTTGCAATCCGATGACGTGGAATGGCGGCCATATCGCGTCGTGGACGCGAAATGGCCGCCATTTGGCGGCAGGAACGATGCGTTAGCCGTAGAGGGTGAGGAGTTGGCGGCCCTTCTCGAACAGGGCGGCGCGGACGTCGGGCGGCGTGTGGACTTCGACGCCGCCGCCGAGGCCGGCGAGTTCGCCGGCGAGCGACGCCACGTGGTGGCCGCGGATCTCGACGTGGATGCGCCCGTCAGTTGCCGGCGGCCCGATGCGCAGCCGGGTGCCGAACATGTAGCGGGCCACGTCGAGCATGCCGGGGTCGAGCGATGCGGTGACGACGATCGGTGTGCGCATGTCCTCGAGTCGATCGGTGATCAGTTGCCACACGTCTGCGAGTTCGAAGCCGTCGGGCCGTACCACCGGTTCGCCGGTGTCGCGCAGCGACTGCACGCGGTCGACTCGGAACGTGCGCAGTCCATTGGCGGTGTTGGCGACGAGGTACCAGTGCGCGCCCTTCGACGCCAGACCAAGCGGGTCGATGACGCGCGTCGTAGCGGATCCGTCGCGGGCGACGTAGTCGAGCGCGACCTGTCGACCCTCGACCACGCAACGCTGCGCCTCGTCGAGCAGGGGAGGCGTGCGGGCCAGGCGCGGCGCGTCGCCGTCCCAGGCGCGGTCGAACAGCACACGGTCACTCGTTGCATCCGCGGCGGCGCGGAACGGCTCAGGCAGGGCACGCACCAATTTCCGCACCGCGGCCCGCACCGCCGGCGACGCGGCCGACGAGGGCCCGGCGACGAGGAAGAGGGCCCGTGCTTCTTCGGCGGTGAGACCCGACAGGTCCGTCTTGCCGCCGCCCGCCAGTCGCCACCCGCCGTTGCGTCCCTGCAATGAGTAGATCGGCACCCCCGCCTGCCCGAGCGCTTCGAGATCGCGCCGCGCCGTGCGCTCGGAGATCTCGAGTTCCTCGGCGATCTCGGTCGCCGTCACCTGCCCCCGGACCTGGAGCAGGTTGAGAATCGCCACGAGGCGGTCGGCGCGCATGCCGTGATGTTTTCAGAAAAACCGGTCACAAGTTGACCGGTTTCCCACCGCAGGCTACGGACATGCCTGGACTGACCCCTGCCACGATCGACGAACGAGACACCCTGGTCGCCTTCCTGCGCCAGCAGCGGTACGTGCTGAAGCTGGCTGCGTACGGCCTGACCGACGAAGAGGCGCAAGCCACTCCGAGCGCCAGTGCGCTCAGCGTCGGGGGCATCATCAAGCACGTCGCCCTCACCGAGCAGCACTGGATGCGCCGCATCGTGCGCGGCGAGGAATACGGCAACGTCGAGGACGAGTACGCCAACGGGTTCCGTTTCGTGGGCGACGAGACGCTGGCGTCGGTACTCGCCTTCTACGACACCGTTGCCGCCGACACCGAAGCCTTCATCGCCACCGCGGAACTCGACCAGCTCGTGCCCGTCCCCAAGGGCGTGCCGTGGTTCCCGCAGGACGAGAACTTCTGGTCGCTGCGCTGGGTGCTGGTGCACATTGTCGAGGAGACCGCCCGCCACGCCGGTCACGCCGACATCGTGCGCGAGTCGATCGACGGCGCCACCGGCTTCCGCCTCCTCGCCGATTACGAGACGGCCCTGGGCAACCGCCCCGCCTGGGCCGACTACCTCCCGGCCTAAGCCTTGGTGCCGTGACGGCCGGCACCGGAGGCGAAGCGTTGGGCGCCGGCTTGGGTCTCGCCCGATCGGATGACGTCCATGCCGCCGGCGTACTCGCGCTCGATGGCGTCGTCGAGGTCGAGGCCCCACTGCTCGAACACCGACCGGCGGTCGGCCCGCAAACAGATGGGCGGTAACTCCGCCAACTCCTTGGCCAGCGCCACGGCGGCGGGCAGCGCCTCCCCGTCGGGCACGACACGGTTCGCCAACCCGATGCGTTGGGCCTCCTCGGCGCCGACGCCGCGGCCCGTGAGGATCATGTCGAGCGCGTGCGACTGACCGATCAGCCGCGGCAAGCGGATGGTGCCGCCGTCGATCAACGGCACACCCCAGCGACGGCAGTAGACGCCGAAGACGGCCGATGCTGCCGCGACGCGCAGGTCGCACCACACGGCGAGTTCGATACCGCCGGCGACGGCGTAGCCCTCGACTGCCGCGATGGTCGGCTTGTTCAGCAGGAGACGGGTCGGACCCATCGGGCCTTCGTTGTCCTTGCGCGGCCGGCCGCCCGCGGCACCCTGGGCGACGGCTTTGAGATCCGCCCCGGCGCAGAAGGTCCCCTCGGCGCCGGTGAGGACGGCGACGGCCTGCGAGTCGTCGGCGTCGAAGTCGACGAACGCGTCGTACAGCATTCCGGCGGTCTCGCGGTCGACGGCGTTGCGGGCGTGCGGCCGGTTGATCGTGACGATCGTGACGGGACCGTCGGTCGTGACCAGCACCGAGTCACTCACGGCGCACTCAGCTTCATCAGGTCGTGGGCCATGACAATGGTGCCGTCGAACGCGGTGGCCGCTTCGTCGATCCACTCCTGCTCGGCGCCGGGAGCCGGCGCCGGGACCGGGTGATTGAGCACGAGCGTCTTCACCCCGGCGCGCGCCGCCGTGCCGCCGGCGCCCGGCAGGTCCGAGTGGTAGTCGAGGATGTCCTTGAACCGCTGCACCGGCACCATCTCCACCAACCCGCGGCGCACGACCGTCTGCACGTAGATGTCGGCGTCGCGCGCCAGCGCGTAGAGCCCGTCACACGGCAGCGTGTCTCCGGGCCAGCACGCGGCGGCGCCGTCGGCTTCGAACCGGTAGCCGACCGCCGGGCGCACGACGCCGTGGTCGACGAGTCCCGCCACGATGCGCACGCCTTCGGCCTCGTAGGCCACGCCGTCGCTGATCTCGGTCACCTCGACGGCCGGCGGTTCGTTGATGTCCGCGTGGTGGTCGATGCGGTAGCCGATGTCGGCGCCCATGGCGGCGATCGTGCCGTCGACGAACGCCTGCGTACCCGGGGGCCCGATGACGCGCAGGGCGCGCCCGGCGCTGCCCGGCATCACCCACCACGTCGTCACGACGTCGTTGAAGTCGGTGGTGTGGTCGGAGTGCAGGTGGGTCAGCAACACCGCCGTCAGCTGCGGGACCATGACGCCGGCCCCGCTCAACCGGATCAGCACGCCGCGGCCGCAGTCGACGAGGAACTTGTAGGGCCCCGTTTCGACCAGCCCGCTCGGCCCGGCACGGTCGGCGTCGGGTATCGGCGAGCCGCTTCCGAGAATGGTCACGTCCATGTCGTTGGTCTAACACCCGGCCCGTACAATTGAATCTCCCGTGACTGACTTCGCCCAGCCCAGCACCCCCAAAGACTGGGACCTCCTCGCGGGGCTGAATCCGGTCCAGCGAGAGGCGGCCACGCACACCGGCGGACCGCTGCTGATCGTCGCCGGCGCCGGGTCGGGTAAAACGCGGGTGCTCACCCACCGCATCGCCTGGCTGATCCGCGAGCAGAACGTGTCGCCGTGGTCGATCCTGGCGATCACCTTCACCAACAAGGCTGCGGATGAGATGCGCTACCGCGTCGGGGCCCTCGTCGGCCCGGTCGCCGACAAGATGTGGATCTCGACGTTCCACTCTGCCTGCGTGCGCATCCTGCGCCGCGACGCGCACCGCCTCGGGTACCGGTCGGGTTTCACGATCTACGACGACGCCGACGCGCTGCGGCTCATGGGCTACGTGCTGCGCGATCAGGGCGTCGACACCAAGCGCCACACGCCGCGCTCCGTCCTCAACGCCGTCAGCGCGGCCAAGAACGAGCTCGTCGACTTCGACACGTACACCCGCAACGCCACGTCGCCGCCCGAACGCAAACTGGTCGCACCGGCCTACACCGAGTACCAGCGCCGGCTGACGGCGGCCAACGCCATGGACTTCGACGACCTGCTGATGGTGACGGTCAACCTGTTGCAGGCCGACCCCCAGTGCCTGAGCGAATGGCAGGACCGCTTCCAGCACATCATGGTCGACGAGTACCAGGACACGAACCGGGCGCAGAACGAGTTGGTGCTCCTGCTCGGCGCCCGGCACCACAACGTGTGCGTCGTCGGCGACTCGGACCAGTCGATCTACGCGTTCCGCGGCGCCGACATCCGCAACATCCTCGACTTCGAGAACGCGTTCCCCGACACGACCGTCATCGTGCTCGACCAGAACTACCGCTCGACCCAGACCATCCTCGACGCCGCCAACTCGCTGATCTCCAACAACCTGGCCCGCAAGCCGAAGCATCTGTGGACCGAGTCGGGCCGCGGCGACCCGATCGTGCACTACAAGGCCGACGACGAGCGCGACGAAGCGGCCTGGATCGTCGACCGCGTGGTGACGCAACAACGCAATGGCGGACGCTGGGCCGACGTGGCGATCTTCTACCGGACCAACGCCCAGAGCCGCGCCCTCGAAGAAGAGCTGACGCGGCGCAACGTGCCGTACAAGGTGATCGGCGGCACGAAGTTCTACGACCGGCGCGAGGTGAAGGACCTGCTCTCGTATCTGCGGGCCGTCGTGAACCCCGAAGACGAGGTGTCGCTCAAGCGCATCCTCAACGTGCCCAAGCGCGGCATCGGCGACACGTCGGTGGGCAAGCTTGACGCGTACGCACAGCGCCACAACGTGCCGTTCCACAAAGCCCTGGAAGAAGCCGAGCAGGCCGGCGTGAGCGGCAAGGCGCTCGGCGGCATCAACGAACTGCTCGTGTCGCTCGCGTACCTGCGGGCGATGGCGAAGGAAGACGTCGCCCCGATGCTGCTGCTCGAAGCCGTGATCGACCGCACCGGCTACGTGCGCCAGCTCGAGGCCGAGCACACCATCGAGTCGGCGGGGCGTATCGAGAACGTCTCCGAACTGCTGGGCTCCGCCGAGCAGTACGACACCCTCGACGGGTTTCTCGAAGCCGTGGCGCTGGTGAGCGACGCCGACGAGATCGACAAGGACGCGTCGGTCGTCGTGCTCATGACGCTGCACACCGCCAAGGGCCTCGAGTTCCCGATCGTGTTCCTCACCGGCCTCGAAGACGGGGTGTTCCCCCACACGCGGGCGCTGAGCGATCCCGACGAACTCGAGGAGGAGCGCCGGCTGGCCTACGTGGGCATCACCCGCGCCGAGCAGCAGCTCTACATCACCAACGCGTTCACGCGCATGCTGTGGGGCCAGACGCAGTACAACCCGCCGAGCCGCTTCCTGAAGGAGCTACCCGAACAGCTCGTCCAAGTAGTCGAGTCGAGCCCGCGCACGAGCGGCGGCTCTTCGACGGCGCGCTGGTCGACGGCGCGGGCCGGCGAAGACCGCGGCATGCGCGGGCGCGATCGGATCGTCGAGTCGGCCATGCGGTCGGCGCGGGGCAACACTCCGGCGAAGACGAAGGGCGCCGAGAACCTCGGCCTGAAGATCGGCGACGACGTCGTGCACGAGAGCTGGGGCGAAGGGATCGTGGTCGACATGTCCGGCACGGGCGACCGCGCCGAGATCGTTATCCGCTTCCCTGGCGTCGGAGAGAAACGACTTCTCCTCGCGTGGGCACCGCTGAAGCGCGCTTGAGGCTGCGCTCGAACAACGGCAGCGACGCTGCCGGTGCGGGCGGGCGCAGCAACTCTTCGACGATCTGATCGACGACGCCGGCCGACAGCAGCATGCCCATGTGGCCCATCGCCGGTACGAGCACGTTGCGGGCGTTGAGCGCCGGCGCGTCGATGCGACCGGCGTGCATCGGTTGGATCAGGGCGTCGGTGTCGCCGTAGAACGCAACCCAACGGACGTTGGTCGGCAGCGCGCGTTCGTTGAGCCGCCGGATAACCCACGAGTTCGGACGGCACTCCCGCGCCGTGCGGCCCGGGGGCACGAACGCGGCGATGGTGCCCTTGTGGGGCGACGCCAGCGTGATCGCGGTGTTGACCTTGAGGTCGCCGTCCATCTCCTGCACGTACCAGCGGCTGACGAGCCCGCCCAGGCTGTGGCCCACGAGGTTCACCGTGTCGGCCCCGGTCAGCCCGCGAATCATCTCGACGCGATCGGACAGCTTCTCGGCGATCCGCGGGATGTCGTGGACCAGCGGGTTGTAGTTCATGGTGTGGATGCTGGTGAAGCCCGCGGTCTTGAGTGCCTTGCGCAGCATGAACCACGCCGAGGAGTTATGGCCGTAGCCGTGCACGAGCAGGACCGGGGTGTCAAGGCTCTGGTCGCCCGACGGCTTGCCGGTACGCATTCCGGCGCTGCGGAAGCCTTGCGGGTAGGCGACGATGCAACGAGCGACGGAATACGCCTCGTTCGCGGTCGCGCGCAGCATCGGGTACATAGGTTCCTTTTCGGTCGCTCGAGCTGAAGTTTTCAGTGCGTGACCGCTGTGGGGGTGGATACCCGGTTTTTGAAGTCGACGACCACAATTCCGTCGACGACCTTCGTCTCGAACCGGCGTAACCCAGCCCCGCTCGCCGGATACGTCGTGCCGGTGCACGGATCCTTGTATTCGTGGCCCGTCCATTGGAGTTGGCACGAGCGCTCGGCGTCAGGAGCGTGGGCTTCGATGGCGCGCCAGCCTTCGTAGAAGTGCTTGCCCTGCTGGTGGTCGACGTAGATGTCGATCCCTTCGTTGCGCAGGTCCTGGAACAGCAGCGGGTAGTGGTCAGCGCGAATGCGCGCTTCGAGCGTCTTGGCGGAGCCGACCTTGAACGTGTCGCTGCCGAGATGTACGTCTGCGTTCGGCCGTGTCGCGAGATGCAGGGTCAATACGGTCAAGAAGATCGCCAAGCTGCCGATGATCACAACCGACAAGGCGACCGCGCGTCGCCGCCGAGCGCGTTCCGCGTGGGTGAGAAGACGGACCGGTGGTCCCGAAGGCGACAAGTTGTTGCCTACGTCCGTCATCGCAGCCACCGGGTGGTCACCGCGTCGTGGCGGCGGGCGCGGTCGCCCACTTGTGCGTGGTCGAGAGCGGCGAGCAGTTGCGTGCGGACGGACTCGACGTCACCGCTGATGACGCCGTCGATGGCGCCCAGTTCGAGCAGGTCGGGTGCGGTGATCTTGAGCAGACGCGCGAACTCCGGCGCACGGTTGGCGTCGCGTCCGAGGATCACCGCGGCGCCTTCGGGCGCGATGACGCTGAAGATCGCGTCGGGCAGCAGATAGAGCCGGTCGCACGCCGCCAGTGCGAGCGCGCCCCCGCTGCCGCCTTCACCCACGCATAACGCGATCGACGGCACCCGCAGCGACGCCTGGGCCACGAACGTCTTGGCGATCTCCGACGCGATGCCGTTGCGCTCGGCGTCGGGACCCGGATCGGCGCCGGGCGTGTCGACGAGCGCCACGAAGGGGAGATGGAGCCGATCGGCCATCTTCAGCGCCCGCCGCGCCAGTTGGTACGCCTTGGGCGTGACCCGTCCCGCGCCGATGTGACGGTCACACGCCACCATGATCACCCGTTTGCCGGCGAGGGTGGCGATGCCGGCGCGCAGCACGGGATCGAGGCCCTTCAGCTCGACCCAGCTGTCGCACAGGGCGGCGGCCCACTGCCACCCGGATGGACGCTTGTCGCTGCGCACCTGCTGGACCGCATCCCAGGCGTCGGTCGGCGCGGTGAGATCGACGTCGACTGCACGCAGGGTCCGCGGGAACGGGTTCGCCGGTTCGGGCGGCAGGTTGCGCAGCCCGAGCACGCCTTCGACCCAGCGTGGTTGGTCGATCTCCGAGACGATGGCGTCGATGCGCCCGGCCTTGAACGCGGATTCCGCCGAATGGCTCTCGGTGTTCACGTCGACGTTGAGCGTCTCGTGCACGATGCGCGGGCCGGCGAAGCCGATGAGGGCGCCCGGCGCGGCGGCGCGCACGTCGCCGAGCGAGCCGTAGGACGCATACACGCCGCCTGTCGTGGGGGAGCGCATGAGCGCGACTTGCAGCAGCCCGGCTTGGGCGTGCGCCAGGGCGGCGGCCGAGGTGCGCGCCATCTGCGTCAGGGCGACCATGCCCTCCTGGAGACGGGCGCCTCCCGACGCGGTGATCACGACGATCGGGAGGCGCTCGTCGGCCGCCCGCTGAAAGGCGCGCACGACGCGTTCGCCGTGTGCCGCGCCCATCGAGCCGCCCATCACGTCGAAGCGGCCCTCGATGAGTGCGTAGTGCTCGGTTCGTCCGGTCCGCACCGATTCGTTTTCGGGCGCGACGTAGCCGGGGAACCCCAGGGGGTTGTCGCCGCGCAGGCCAACATCCCACTTCTCGACCAACGGGTGAAGCGCCACCGGTGCGTAGTATCGCCCGCCGTGGAACGTCCTTATCGTGTTGTGGTCGCCAAACCCGGCCTCGACGGGCACGACCGTGGCGCCAAAGTCATCGCGCGGGCGCTGCGCGACGCCGGCTTCGAGGTCATTTATACGGGCCTGCACCAGACGCCGGAGCAGATCGTCGAGACGACGATTCAAGAAGACGCCGACGCGGTCGGGTTGTCGTTGCTGTCCGGCGCGCACATGACGCTGTTCCCCCGCGTGCTCGAGCAACTGAAGGAGCGCGGAGCCGACCATGTTGTCCTGTTCGGCGGCGGGATCATTCCCGACGCTGACGTGGCGACGCTGAAGGACATGGGCGTCGCCGAGATCTTCACCCCGGGCGCGCCGCTGGCGTCGATCACCGATTGGCTGGCGGACACCCTCGACCAGAAAGAGCACGCGTAGGTGGACCTCTTCGAGTATCAGGGCAAGCAGTACTTCGCCCGCTACGGCATCTCGGTGTCACCCGGCGGTGTCGCCGACACCGTCGAGGACGCGGTGGCGCAGGCCGAG
This genomic window contains:
- the guaA gene encoding glutamine-hydrolyzing GMP synthase, with protein sequence MSERHPVLVVDFGAQYAQLIARRVREAHVYSEIVSHTITADEVRARNAAAVIFSGGPASVNVEGSPRIDPGIYETGVPILGICYGAQLIALQLGGEVAKTGQGEYGRTELRVTSGATVLLHEMPDEQDVWMSHFDTITRAPEGFAVVASTPNTPAAAFEDLERQICGVQFHPEVKHTPRGQDILQHFLYNVAGCLPEWTPASVIEEQVARIREQCGDKKVLCALSGGVDSAVAAALVHKAVGDQLTCVYVDTGLMRHGESEQVEQTFRNQFHIDLVHVKAGDRFMEALDDVIDPEKKRKTIGELFIRIFEEHKADHGDAEFLVQGTLYPDVIESGSGTAANIKSHHNVGGLPEDMQFELVEPLRDLFKDEVRAVGEQLGLPGEIVWRQPFPGPGLGVRIVGTITPERVEILRNADKIVVEEIRKAGLERELWQAFAVLPAVKSVGVMGDERTYAYPIVIRAVTSDDAMTADWARLPYDLLETLSSRIINEVPGVNRVVYDVTSKPPGTIEWE
- a CDS encoding MBL fold metallo-hydrolase, which translates into the protein MTILGSGSPIPDADRAGPSGLVETGPYKFLVDCGRGVLIRLSGAGVMVPQLTAVLLTHLHSDHTTDFNDVVTTWWVMPGSAGRALRVIGPPGTQAFVDGTIAAMGADIGYRIDHHADINEPPAVEVTEISDGVAYEAEGVRIVAGLVDHGVVRPAVGYRFEADGAAACWPGDTLPCDGLYALARDADIYVQTVVRRGLVEMVPVQRFKDILDYHSDLPGAGGTAARAGVKTLVLNHPVPAPAPGAEQEWIDEAATAFDGTIVMAHDLMKLSAP
- a CDS encoding VOC family protein, with protein sequence MVPVTQPGIVVSSLVVDCHDPDTLAAFWYGLLGGELMVWPQYGVVTLRAEGITIDFVLVPDKKVVKNRLHLDIASADPESAIERVVELGGTFADDFDLAERFTVMRDVEGNEFCVMHDMPADRPWQPR
- a CDS encoding cobalamin B12-binding domain-containing protein — protein: MERPYRVVVAKPGLDGHDRGAKVIARALRDAGFEVIYTGLHQTPEQIVETTIQEDADAVGLSLLSGAHMTLFPRVLEQLKERGADHVVLFGGGIIPDADVATLKDMGVAEIFTPGAPLASITDWLADTLDQKEHA
- a CDS encoding YciI family protein, translating into MGVTPEFIQAELARAKTYAVVYLLAGPRYDDHPAGDALVMAHVTRNFQLKADGVLAIVGPTRSDGDVRGLYIFNCDPAQAARLIEDDPAVAAGMFRFEVQSLMAFPGDTLA
- a CDS encoding alpha/beta fold hydrolase — its product is MLRATANEAYSVARCIVAYPQGFRSAGMRTGKPSGDQSLDTPVLLVHGYGHNSSAWFMLRKALKTAGFTSIHTMNYNPLVHDIPRIAEKLSDRVEMIRGLTGADTVNLVGHSLGGLVSRWYVQEMDGDLKVNTAITLASPHKGTIAAFVPPGRTARECRPNSWVIRRLNERALPTNVRWVAFYGDTDALIQPMHAGRIDAPALNARNVLVPAMGHMGMLLSAGVVDQIVEELLRPPAPAASLPLFERSLKRASAVPTRGEVVSLRRQGSG
- a CDS encoding DinB family protein, coding for MPGLTPATIDERDTLVAFLRQQRYVLKLAAYGLTDEEAQATPSASALSVGGIIKHVALTEQHWMRRIVRGEEYGNVEDEYANGFRFVGDETLASVLAFYDTVAADTEAFIATAELDQLVPVPKGVPWFPQDENFWSLRWVLVHIVEETARHAGHADIVRESIDGATGFRLLADYETALGNRPAWADYLPA
- a CDS encoding carboxyl transferase domain-containing protein → MALHPLVEKWDVGLRGDNPLGFPGYVAPENESVRTGRTEHYALIEGRFDVMGGSMGAAHGERVVRAFQRAADERLPIVVITASGGARLQEGMVALTQMARTSAAALAHAQAGLLQVALMRSPTTGGVYASYGSLGDVRAAAPGALIGFAGPRIVHETLNVDVNTESHSAESAFKAGRIDAIVSEIDQPRWVEGVLGLRNLPPEPANPFPRTLRAVDVDLTAPTDAWDAVQQVRSDKRPSGWQWAAALCDSWVELKGLDPVLRAGIATLAGKRVIMVACDRHIGAGRVTPKAYQLARRALKMADRLHLPFVALVDTPGADPGPDAERNGIASEIAKTFVAQASLRVPSIALCVGEGGSGGALALAACDRLYLLPDAIFSVIAPEGAAVILGRDANRAPEFARLLKITAPDLLELGAIDGVISGDVESVRTQLLAALDHAQVGDRARRHDAVTTRWLR
- a CDS encoding WYL domain-containing protein; protein product: MRADRLVAILNLLQVRGQVTATEIAEELEISERTARRDLEALGQAGVPIYSLQGRNGGWRLAGGGKTDLSGLTAEEARALFLVAGPSSAASPAVRAAVRKLVRALPEPFRAAADATSDRVLFDRAWDGDAPRLARTPPLLDEAQRCVVEGRQVALDYVARDGSATTRVIDPLGLASKGAHWYLVANTANGLRTFRVDRVQSLRDTGEPVVRPDGFELADVWQLITDRLEDMRTPIVVTASLDPGMLDVARYMFGTRLRIGPPATDGRIHVEIRGHHVASLAGELAGLGGGVEVHTPPDVRAALFEKGRQLLTLYG
- the pcrA gene encoding DNA helicase PcrA translates to MTDFAQPSTPKDWDLLAGLNPVQREAATHTGGPLLIVAGAGSGKTRVLTHRIAWLIREQNVSPWSILAITFTNKAADEMRYRVGALVGPVADKMWISTFHSACVRILRRDAHRLGYRSGFTIYDDADALRLMGYVLRDQGVDTKRHTPRSVLNAVSAAKNELVDFDTYTRNATSPPERKLVAPAYTEYQRRLTAANAMDFDDLLMVTVNLLQADPQCLSEWQDRFQHIMVDEYQDTNRAQNELVLLLGARHHNVCVVGDSDQSIYAFRGADIRNILDFENAFPDTTVIVLDQNYRSTQTILDAANSLISNNLARKPKHLWTESGRGDPIVHYKADDERDEAAWIVDRVVTQQRNGGRWADVAIFYRTNAQSRALEEELTRRNVPYKVIGGTKFYDRREVKDLLSYLRAVVNPEDEVSLKRILNVPKRGIGDTSVGKLDAYAQRHNVPFHKALEEAEQAGVSGKALGGINELLVSLAYLRAMAKEDVAPMLLLEAVIDRTGYVRQLEAEHTIESAGRIENVSELLGSAEQYDTLDGFLEAVALVSDADEIDKDASVVVLMTLHTAKGLEFPIVFLTGLEDGVFPHTRALSDPDELEEERRLAYVGITRAEQQLYITNAFTRMLWGQTQYNPPSRFLKELPEQLVQVVESSPRTSGGSSTARWSTARAGEDRGMRGRDRIVESAMRSARGNTPAKTKGAENLGLKIGDDVVHESWGEGIVVDMSGTGDRAEIVIRFPGVGEKRLLLAWAPLKRA
- a CDS encoding crotonase/enoyl-CoA hydratase family protein, with protein sequence MSDSVLVTTDGPVTIVTINRPHARNAVDRETAGMLYDAFVDFDADDSQAVAVLTGAEGTFCAGADLKAVAQGAAGGRPRKDNEGPMGPTRLLLNKPTIAAVEGYAVAGGIELAVWCDLRVAAASAVFGVYCRRWGVPLIDGGTIRLPRLIGQSHALDMILTGRGVGAEEAQRIGLANRVVPDGEALPAAVALAKELAELPPICLRADRRSVFEQWGLDLDDAIEREYAGGMDVIRSGETQAGAQRFASGAGRHGTKA